In Hamadaea flava, a genomic segment contains:
- a CDS encoding VOC family protein → MSTLRGLATISLFADDLDAAARWYADLLGVEPYFSRDGYREFRIGDYQHELGIIDRRFGPPAGTPSGVIAYWHVDDLDGVFARLLAMGATEYQGVREWGPGFVTASVVDPFGNILGVMSNKHYVEILSSMGGAA, encoded by the coding sequence ATGAGCACACTTCGCGGACTCGCCACCATCAGCCTCTTCGCCGACGACCTCGACGCCGCCGCCCGCTGGTACGCCGACCTGCTCGGCGTGGAGCCCTACTTCTCGCGGGACGGCTACCGGGAGTTCCGCATCGGCGACTACCAGCACGAGCTGGGCATCATCGACCGGCGCTTCGGCCCGCCCGCCGGTACGCCGAGCGGCGTGATCGCGTACTGGCACGTCGACGACCTCGACGGAGTCTTCGCCCGGCTGCTGGCCATGGGCGCGACCGAATACCAGGGCGTACGCGAATGGGGACCCGGCTTCGTCACGGCGTCGGTCGTCGACCCGTTCGGCAACATCCTCGGCGTCATGTCGAACAAGCACTACGTCGAGATCCTGTCGTCCATGGGCGGTGCGGCGTGA
- a CDS encoding DEAD/DEAH box helicase, with amino-acid sequence MSTTSTFADLGVRPETVAALSEIGITHAFAIQEYALPIAQRGADLIGQAPTGTGKTFGFGLPLVDRVVSPEEGGHGAPQALVVVPTRELGLQVAKDLAAAGKLRGVRVLPIYGGVAYEPQIDALKKGVEILVATPGRLLDLIKQKHLKLNSVFAIVLDEADRMLDLGFLEDVEKILSMLPEQRQTMLFSATMPDAIVALSRRFLHSPITVHAGHSEEPGVSPQTKQFVYRTHSLNKLEMLARILQAKDRGLTMVFSRTKRNCDRVTEDLDFRGFAAAAVHGDLNQGARERALRAFRAGKIDVLVATDVAARGIDIAAVTHVINFDCPEDPETYVHRIGRTGRAGATGVAVTFVDWEDMPRWRIIDKTLEIGEPEPRETYHTSEWLYSDLDIPADAAATLPSAQRSRVGLAAEKEEDLGGGRRGQRPVRGRSRRSATGTRDAAPVDAPVADGEPADHEPRQRRRRRNGEVVKGDATQILFSDPSGPSVPDPVAAATGAADGQAKARRRRRSPRKPGSAATTTD; translated from the coding sequence ATGAGCACCACTTCTACCTTTGCTGACCTGGGCGTCCGCCCGGAGACCGTTGCCGCGCTCAGTGAGATCGGCATCACTCACGCGTTCGCCATCCAGGAGTACGCGCTGCCCATCGCGCAGCGCGGCGCCGACCTGATCGGGCAGGCCCCGACGGGTACCGGCAAGACGTTCGGCTTCGGCCTGCCGCTGGTGGACCGGGTCGTCAGCCCCGAGGAGGGCGGCCACGGAGCACCGCAGGCGCTGGTCGTCGTCCCGACCCGGGAGCTCGGTCTCCAGGTCGCCAAGGACCTGGCCGCCGCCGGCAAGCTCCGCGGCGTCCGCGTCCTGCCGATCTACGGCGGCGTCGCGTACGAGCCGCAGATCGACGCGCTGAAGAAGGGCGTCGAGATCCTCGTCGCCACGCCGGGCCGGCTGCTCGACCTGATCAAGCAGAAGCACCTCAAGCTCAACAGCGTCTTCGCGATCGTGCTCGACGAGGCCGACCGCATGCTGGACCTGGGCTTCCTCGAGGATGTCGAGAAGATCCTCTCGATGCTGCCCGAGCAGCGCCAGACCATGCTCTTCTCCGCGACCATGCCGGACGCGATCGTGGCCTTGTCGCGCCGCTTCCTGCACTCGCCCATCACGGTGCACGCAGGTCACTCCGAGGAGCCGGGCGTCAGCCCGCAGACGAAGCAGTTCGTCTACCGCACGCACTCACTGAACAAGCTCGAGATGCTGGCCCGCATCCTCCAGGCCAAGGACCGTGGCCTCACCATGGTCTTCAGCCGGACCAAGCGCAACTGCGACCGGGTCACCGAGGACCTCGACTTCCGCGGGTTCGCCGCGGCGGCCGTCCACGGCGACCTCAACCAGGGCGCTCGGGAGCGGGCTCTGCGCGCGTTCCGCGCCGGCAAGATCGACGTCCTCGTCGCGACCGACGTCGCGGCCCGCGGCATCGACATCGCCGCGGTCACCCACGTGATCAACTTCGACTGCCCCGAGGACCCCGAGACCTACGTCCACCGCATCGGGCGGACCGGTCGCGCGGGCGCCACCGGCGTCGCGGTCACGTTCGTGGACTGGGAGGACATGCCGCGCTGGCGGATCATCGACAAGACGCTCGAGATCGGCGAGCCCGAGCCGCGCGAGACCTACCACACCTCCGAGTGGCTCTACTCCGACCTCGACATCCCGGCTGACGCCGCCGCCACCCTGCCGTCCGCGCAGCGGTCGCGGGTCGGCCTGGCCGCCGAGAAGGAGGAGGACCTCGGGGGCGGCCGCCGCGGTCAGCGTCCGGTCCGTGGCCGGTCCCGCCGCTCCGCCACTGGTACGCGAGACGCCGCGCCCGTCGACGCCCCGGTGGCCGACGGCGAGCCCGCCGATCACGAACCGCGCCAGCGTCGCCGTCGCCGCAACGGCGAGGTCGTCAAGGGTGACGCGACCCAGATCCTCTTCTCCGACCCGTCCGGCCCGTCCGTGCCGGATCCCGTCGCGGCTGCTACCGGCGCCGCCGACGGTCAGGCCAAGGCTCGCCGTCGTCGCCGTAGCCCGCGCAAGCCGGGTTCGGCCGCCACCACCACCGACTGA
- a CDS encoding DUF4145 domain-containing protein, with protein MAPHTSDIIGRSLNFGYLIRHDPLLAYDGASAESYIFEDPDNSLIRSRRFADRIAQIVAGALRVSLPRRATFGRKIRALQEAKAISGAVLRAFERVRDTGNDAAHDRVGDAYVALRRVHDCFELGLWYHNLVTGQNIGRAFVPPRTPDSPVVPVDDPRLTEIQMMLAAFGHRIVAVELRTSEDAPERAEALAAALTTAQTTLAGELSASRRDVDKVTSRLEEGFEERLAARELAAAGRRAELESNIAEAGAIAERDYQDLDAILHRLSAPKSPVGVGSFQRGDGSRGPDRAR; from the coding sequence ATGGCGCCGCACACCAGCGATATCATCGGCCGCTCGCTGAACTTCGGCTATCTGATCCGGCATGATCCGCTTCTCGCGTACGACGGCGCAAGTGCCGAGTCCTACATCTTCGAGGACCCCGACAACTCCCTGATCCGGTCCCGGCGCTTCGCGGACCGCATCGCGCAGATCGTTGCCGGAGCGCTGCGGGTAAGTCTGCCCAGACGCGCCACCTTCGGCCGGAAGATCCGGGCACTCCAAGAGGCGAAGGCCATATCCGGTGCCGTCCTCCGTGCTTTCGAGCGCGTACGCGACACCGGCAACGACGCGGCGCATGACCGGGTCGGCGACGCCTATGTGGCGCTCCGCCGGGTGCACGACTGCTTCGAACTCGGACTCTGGTACCACAACCTGGTGACGGGCCAGAACATCGGACGCGCGTTCGTGCCACCGCGTACGCCGGATTCGCCGGTGGTCCCCGTCGACGATCCACGGCTGACCGAGATCCAGATGATGCTCGCCGCGTTCGGCCACCGCATTGTGGCGGTGGAACTGCGTACGTCGGAGGACGCACCGGAACGAGCCGAAGCCCTGGCGGCGGCGTTGACCACCGCGCAGACGACCCTCGCGGGCGAGCTGTCCGCGAGTCGCAGGGATGTCGACAAGGTGACGAGCCGCCTCGAGGAAGGGTTCGAGGAACGGCTTGCGGCCCGCGAACTCGCCGCCGCCGGCCGTCGCGCTGAGCTGGAATCGAATATCGCCGAAGCGGGCGCCATCGCCGAGCGCGACTACCAGGATCTCGACGCCATCCTTCACCGGCTGTCCGCGCCGAAATCGCCGGTGGGCGTGGGAAGCTTCCAGCGTGGAGACGGTTCACGGGGTCCTGATCGCGCTCGCTGA
- a CDS encoding alpha/beta fold hydrolase yields MKRAVLAEDDELPPGGPPVPPWPGHAVQLDGRSVFVRSTPSPGAEPALYVHGLGGSSQNWTDLAGLLTPRVDGLAVDLPGFGYSDPARRYSQRALADCVVALIEQTDRGPVHLIGNSLGGSVSVRVAALRPDLVRTLTLISPAMPFLDPRRSLQGRVVPFLALPRVDRLAARQMAAIPPEQLAAEVLKACFADPDAVPPQRLAEAVEEARRRSEVQHFASAYTGAMRGLVLSFLRAQLPGPGSLWAMARRITVPTLVIAGLRDRLVDVRVVSRVARAIPDTRLLLLPYVGHVAQMEVPRVVARAILGLLDSVSLEHVGLSRHPG; encoded by the coding sequence ATGAAACGCGCCGTCCTCGCCGAGGACGACGAGCTGCCTCCCGGCGGCCCGCCCGTACCGCCCTGGCCTGGTCACGCCGTTCAGCTCGACGGTCGGTCGGTCTTCGTCCGCTCGACGCCGTCGCCCGGCGCCGAACCGGCGCTCTACGTCCACGGGCTCGGCGGCTCCTCGCAGAACTGGACCGACCTCGCCGGACTGCTCACGCCGCGCGTCGACGGGCTCGCCGTGGACCTGCCCGGCTTCGGGTACAGCGATCCGGCCCGCCGATACTCCCAGCGGGCGCTGGCCGACTGCGTCGTCGCCCTGATCGAACAGACCGACCGTGGTCCGGTGCACCTGATCGGGAACTCCCTCGGCGGTTCGGTGAGCGTACGGGTGGCGGCCTTGCGGCCCGATCTCGTCCGCACGCTCACCCTCATCTCCCCGGCGATGCCGTTTCTCGATCCGCGACGGTCCCTGCAAGGCCGCGTCGTGCCGTTCCTCGCCCTGCCCCGGGTGGATCGACTGGCCGCCCGGCAGATGGCAGCGATCCCGCCCGAACAGCTCGCCGCCGAAGTGCTCAAGGCGTGTTTCGCCGATCCCGACGCCGTACCGCCGCAACGGCTCGCCGAAGCGGTCGAGGAGGCGCGGCGGCGGTCCGAGGTGCAGCACTTCGCGAGCGCGTACACGGGGGCGATGCGGGGACTCGTCCTGTCGTTCCTGCGGGCGCAACTGCCCGGCCCCGGATCACTGTGGGCGATGGCTCGGCGGATCACCGTGCCGACGCTGGTCATCGCTGGGCTGCGGGACAGGCTCGTCGACGTCCGGGTGGTCTCCCGAGTGGCTCGGGCCATTCCGGACACCCGACTGTTGCTGCTGCCGTACGTCGGGCACGTCGCCCAGATGGAGGTCCCGAGAGTGGTCGCTCGCGCGATCCTCGGGCTGCTCGACTCGGTCTCGCTCGAGCACGTGGGGTTGTCGCGCCACCCTGGATGA
- a CDS encoding TetR/AcrR family transcriptional regulator — translation MAPATSGTRAAGRPTRMPRSARRSQLLAAAQDVFVAQGYHAAAMDDIAERAGVSKPVLYQHFPGKLELYLALLDTHCDAIIAKIQSAMQATTDNKERVRGATHAYFDFVSHESEAFRLVFESDLRNDPAVRERVERVEQASVEAITATIMADTSVDRARAEILAAGLTGISQVAARYWLTGGREIAQEEAERLISALSWRGIASFPLSGDHAGDHSEDSV, via the coding sequence ATGGCACCGGCGACGAGTGGCACGCGGGCCGCGGGCCGACCGACCCGGATGCCGAGGTCCGCCCGGCGTTCGCAACTGCTGGCGGCGGCGCAGGACGTCTTCGTCGCCCAGGGGTATCACGCCGCCGCGATGGACGACATCGCGGAGCGGGCCGGCGTTTCGAAACCCGTGCTATACCAGCACTTTCCCGGAAAACTCGAACTTTATCTGGCCTTGTTGGACACCCATTGCGACGCGATCATCGCCAAGATCCAGTCGGCGATGCAGGCGACCACGGACAACAAGGAACGCGTCCGGGGAGCGACGCACGCGTACTTCGACTTCGTCTCCCACGAGTCCGAGGCGTTCCGCCTGGTCTTCGAATCAGATCTGCGCAACGACCCGGCGGTTCGTGAGCGTGTCGAGCGTGTCGAACAGGCCTCGGTTGAGGCGATCACCGCGACGATCATGGCCGACACCTCCGTCGACCGGGCGCGGGCGGAGATCCTGGCGGCCGGCCTGACCGGGATCTCGCAGGTCGCCGCCCGCTACTGGCTGACCGGCGGCCGGGAGATCGCGCAGGAGGAGGCCGAGCGGCTGATCTCCGCGTTGTCCTGGCGCGGCATCGCCAGCTTCCCGCTCAGCGGTGACCACGCCGGCGATCACAGCGAGGATTCCGTCTGA
- a CDS encoding YdeI/OmpD-associated family protein, protein MNPLIFVDADAFAGWLDEHHAEAEAIWLKIAKKGSAHRTLSNMDAVEVGLCYGWISSHRKPLDQDFFLQRYSRRRPRSPWSQVNKDLVAKLTAEGRMRPPGLAEVDAAQADGRWPR, encoded by the coding sequence GTGAATCCGCTGATCTTCGTCGACGCGGACGCGTTCGCCGGCTGGCTCGACGAGCACCACGCCGAGGCGGAGGCGATCTGGCTGAAGATCGCCAAGAAGGGCTCGGCGCACCGCACGTTGTCGAACATGGACGCGGTCGAGGTCGGGCTCTGTTACGGCTGGATCAGCAGCCATCGCAAGCCGCTCGACCAGGACTTCTTCCTCCAGCGGTACTCGCGGCGGCGGCCCCGGAGCCCGTGGTCGCAGGTCAACAAGGATCTCGTCGCGAAGCTGACCGCCGAAGGCCGCATGCGGCCGCCCGGCCTGGCCGAGGTCGACGCCGCCCAGGCAGACGGACGGTGGCCGAGATGA
- a CDS encoding helix-turn-helix transcriptional regulator, with translation MLETSVRLLRLLALLQSRRDWSGAELAARLEVTGRTVRNDVERLRILGYEIHSSTGITGGYRLSPGKTVPPLLLDDEEAVAVAVGLSAAAAGSVAGIEEPSVRALAKLQQTLPTRLRGRVDAVRRATVFAAGGGPAVDPQNLTIVAAAIRDHERLRFDYTGHSGDTTRIVEPQRLVYTGQRWYLLAWDLDRDDWRTFRADRITPRPPAGPRFTPRELTDEEATDRVRRGVGSLAWPYQAEVRLHAPAAALAGRIPPEAGLLVPIDEQTCLFQTGTGSLLGLVTFVTKLGVGFTAVNPPELRELLSSLATTYAAAAEPPRE, from the coding sequence ATGCTGGAGACTTCGGTCCGACTTCTGCGGTTGCTGGCCCTGCTGCAATCGCGACGCGACTGGTCCGGCGCGGAGCTGGCCGCCCGCCTGGAGGTCACCGGCCGGACCGTGCGCAACGACGTCGAGCGGCTGCGCATCCTCGGTTACGAGATCCACTCCAGCACCGGGATCACCGGCGGCTACCGGCTCAGCCCCGGCAAGACCGTGCCGCCGCTGCTCCTGGACGACGAGGAGGCGGTGGCCGTCGCGGTCGGGCTCAGCGCCGCCGCTGCGGGTTCGGTCGCGGGGATCGAGGAGCCGTCGGTACGCGCCCTGGCGAAGCTTCAGCAGACCTTGCCGACCCGGCTGCGCGGCCGGGTCGACGCCGTACGCCGGGCGACCGTGTTCGCGGCGGGCGGCGGACCGGCGGTGGACCCGCAGAACCTGACGATCGTCGCCGCCGCGATCCGCGACCATGAGCGGCTGCGGTTCGACTACACCGGCCACTCCGGCGACACCACCCGGATCGTGGAGCCGCAGCGGCTCGTCTACACCGGACAGCGGTGGTACCTGCTGGCCTGGGATCTCGACCGGGACGATTGGCGTACCTTCCGGGCGGATCGGATCACGCCCCGGCCACCGGCCGGTCCCCGGTTCACGCCGCGCGAGCTGACCGACGAGGAGGCGACCGACCGCGTACGCCGTGGGGTGGGTTCGCTGGCCTGGCCGTATCAGGCGGAGGTGCGGCTGCACGCGCCGGCGGCGGCGCTGGCCGGCCGGATACCGCCGGAGGCGGGCCTCCTCGTCCCGATCGACGAGCAGACCTGCCTCTTCCAGACCGGCACGGGTTCGCTGCTCGGCCTGGTCACCTTCGTCACGAAGCTCGGAGTCGGGTTCACCGCGGTCAACCCGCCCGAGCTTCGCGAGCTGCTGAGCAGCCTGGCGACGACCTACGCGGCGGCCGCCGAGCCGCCCCGCGAGTAG
- a CDS encoding ferritin-like fold-containing protein has protein sequence MSENTLPSGCRDLLGMLAYAELLAFDRMAADARLAPDLHRRAVLCEMAAVEIANHRRIADRLASAAIDPAEAMSPFLSALASYHEATEPTDWLEALTKAYIGDGIADDFFREIAEHLDEPDRDLVLRVLHDDAYDEFAASEIRSAIAADPKIANRLSMWARRLVGEALSQAARVAAEHGDLVALLGDAEVGEQLFTRLKQAHAERMAAVGLNN, from the coding sequence GTGTCCGAGAACACACTCCCCTCCGGCTGCCGGGACCTCCTCGGCATGCTCGCGTACGCCGAACTGCTGGCCTTCGACCGGATGGCGGCCGACGCCCGGCTCGCCCCCGACCTGCACCGACGGGCGGTTCTCTGCGAGATGGCGGCGGTCGAGATCGCCAACCATCGGCGGATCGCCGACCGGCTCGCGTCGGCCGCGATCGACCCCGCCGAGGCGATGAGCCCCTTCCTCAGCGCGCTGGCCTCCTACCACGAGGCGACCGAGCCGACCGACTGGCTCGAGGCGCTGACCAAGGCGTACATCGGGGACGGGATCGCCGACGACTTCTTCCGGGAGATCGCCGAACACCTCGACGAGCCCGACCGGGACCTCGTCCTGCGGGTGTTGCACGACGACGCGTACGACGAGTTCGCCGCGAGCGAGATTCGCAGCGCGATCGCGGCCGATCCCAAGATCGCCAATCGGCTCTCGATGTGGGCCCGGCGGCTGGTGGGCGAGGCGCTGTCGCAGGCCGCCCGAGTCGCCGCCGAACACGGCGATCTCGTCGCGCTGCTCGGCGACGCGGAGGTGGGGGAGCAGCTGTTCACCCGGCTCAAGCAGGCGCACGCCGAACGGATGGCCGCCGTCGGGCTCAACAACTGA
- a CDS encoding DUF3107 domain-containing protein: MEVKIGVQFAARELVLESTQSPAEVEQLVTEALASDSGVLALTDDKGRKVIVPVAKLAYIEIAEAQTRPVGFTPR, from the coding sequence GTGGAGGTCAAGATCGGAGTGCAGTTCGCGGCCCGCGAGCTCGTGCTGGAGAGCACCCAGTCCCCGGCGGAGGTGGAGCAGCTGGTGACCGAGGCGCTCGCGTCCGACTCGGGCGTGCTGGCCCTGACCGATGACAAGGGGCGCAAGGTCATCGTGCCGGTAGCGAAGCTGGCGTACATCGAGATCGCCGAGGCGCAGACGCGCCCGGTCGGCTTCACCCCGCGCTGA